The genomic interval CCAGGACTGGGCAAGCACCCTGTCCCTTGCTACTCTTATCTTTCCCCTCAAAAATGTCTTAACATAAGCAAAAGATGTCAGGTAGCAGGTGGTACCAAGGAGCAGAGGTGCTCCTGGGAGCAGGGCTCAGAGGCAGGTGAGgtccttcattcactcactcactcattcattcgcaCATGCACACACTAGGCCAGCACATGCTGGCACTCCTCCGTACCAGGCCCCATCTTGGTGTCTATGCCAGGGGAGAGGCAGGCGGACCTGGCTTCACAGGCCCCGGCTGTCAGCCTGGAGGAATGATGAAGGTCACCCAGAACGATGAGAGGGGAGAGCTGAACCATGGACGGGGAGCTCCTGCTGGTCAAGGTGGCCCCAGCCCTGACACAGCCTGGCAGAGTCCATACTAAGGGAAGGAACAAGGGTGTGTGGGATCATAGAGGAGAGCACCTGACTCAGGGTGAGGATCaggagaggcttcctggaggtggtgacCTCTTGCTAGGGTAGGGGGGTGATAGGCATTAGCCAGGGGAAAGAGGCAAGAGGGACAAGAGTCACAAAGAGCAGGCTTCTGGGGATGTTTGGAGGTCCCTGGCCACCACAGTCCTGTCCGTCCGTGAAGTTTCATGGTGTCTGGACTTGGATCTCCCTCAATTCCTGGGAAGAATAAGACCCAAGCTGGGGAAGAGACTCACCCTCTGGCAGGATCACGGCGACTCCTTCTCCAGGGCTCCTGGAGGGATGGGTGGATAAGGGTGAGATTGGCTCTAGAATTCTGCCCAGGGAGGTGCTATCTGCCACCCTACCCAACATAGCCTTCCTCCCATCCTGCTCCATCCTGGCACTTGGGAGATACCCATGGGGCCCCAGGCCTTCCTGCCCTGCTCTGACCCTATTCATCTGTAAGGGGACCATGAGTAAGAGTTGTCCTCTGAAAAGAACCTCTCAGCCCCTATACAGGCCCACCTAGCAGAGACCCAGCTATCCCCCACTTTaccaatggggaaactgaggttcccaGATTTGGTCACTTCCTTAAGGTTTCACAGCAAACTCATATCAGAGCTAATCCCAGGGTGTTCCACTTTGCCAATGACTATCATCTGGGGCTCTAACAGCCATTTGGCTTGAAGGAGGTGAGAGCGAAGTGGGGAAGAGCTTGGACTTCAAGACATGCTAGGCAGGAAGCATCCGGCTCAGCACAGGGAGTCTGGCCCAGGGGCTTGGATCTCAGTGCTTAGGATCCTGGAGACTTCTTTCTCAGTTGCCTCCTCTGGAGGGAAAAGGATGCTGGATGACAGAACCTAGTTCTGGGGGCTTGGACGCTGTGAGGCACTGGCCACctgctggggtggagggggttATGTGTTAGGGAAGACAAGTGTCTCCTGGTCTACTGAGAATGGATTGCCATTTCAGAGGGGCCATGGCGGAACAGCCCAGCGTCCATCTCTCCTAGCGGAGGTGAGCTGGCGATCAGGAAGGTCCGAGTGCTCAAGGGGCACCTCGGTACCCAGTGATATCCATTCTGCCTGCCTATGTGTGCCCCTGCCCTAAACAGAAGGCTCTCCCAGGTCTTCATGGCCCATTTGCCTCTGGACAGCTGCTCTCCCTGCTATGGCTGGTGTTCAttggctgctgcagccaccaatcGCGAGCTAGCTGTGCCCTGCCCCAGAGGGAGCTGACTTCTTCGTCTAGGGATTCAGGCTTAGCACAGAGAGGTCTTAAcgccacacccccaccccctccaggaagcACCCAGGGCCATGCCAAGGAAGCCACACTCCTTCCAGTCCCTGGCAGCAAGGTGCGCTGGAGCGTGGCAGCTGGTTTTGCTCTCTCCTCCAAAAAGGCTGCCAAAAGAGCTTGACCCAGACCCTGCCCCTTTCCTAGGACTCCCTGGTTTGGCCCTGGCCCTTGTGAGGGCATTTCTTCCTCAGCAAACCACACTGAGGCCCTACTAGATGCCAAGTTCTGTGATAAAAACTGAGGTTACAAAGCTGAATCCAACACCACATTGGCCCTGGAGGTGCTCAAAGTCAAGTTGGTGCTGGtgattggggggtggggagggatgggggacaGACTTACAGACAGACAAGTGCAATCAACTGTTACCGGCTGGAAGCCCAAGGACAGGAGGAAGGGTCAGttctgtggagggagggggatggagagggtGGTCAGGGAATCCTGGAATATTTGCTCTGGAAGGGACATCCAGAAGCAAAGCCTGACCGTCTCATTTTGtggatggggaaactaaggcccagactAGGGAAGTGACTTGGCCAGGGTCACTCAGTGAGATTGCGGCAGGCTCTCAGACCCCTGCTTCCCAGCCAGGGCCCTTTTGACGGTACCAGGTGCCCTTTCTGGTTTTCTGTAGCCCGATGCTTGTGTCCTGACTCCACTTTTGGAAAAACATTCGACATCTCTATCCAGTGGTCACCCAAGAGGTGCCTGCTCAGGCCCGAGGAGCCGGGCACTGCTAATCCTTTCTCCAGAGGTGGCATGGCCTCCTCTTGGCCTAGAATGGGGTGGTTgcgtttttctctctctctctctatctctcttgCATTTTTGTGAATCTAATGATGAACTTACGCTACCACACTTTTCCCTTCTCTTACACATCTTACCTACTAAAGGAGGAAGTGCCACTTTATTGGTAAGTGGACGTTAACCAAGAGGGACTTAAAAaatcagaacttaaaaaaaaaaagaaaagaaaaagaaaaagaaagaaaaagaaaagagagaaacagaaagacagtCGGGTGCTACTGACAGCTCCACAGATCTCTGCAGGGCcggaaaacaaagaaagaaaaaaatgttaacagaaaaaTGTCAGTTCCCCAGGAGTTCAGACATTGTTTTTGATTTCGGTATCTAATGACAtttgtggattttgttttttatttcgtttttcctccctttcttcggTTCAGTTTTGAGTTCAGTTGTCCCGCctcgcccccacccccatctgtgTGCCGTGTGCCCCCTCcatcccctcacccacccccaagCGCTGGGCGGCCTGGCCTGGTGGGCTGGCCCTGGCCCGGCCTCCCGGTGCcgccctctctcttctctctgccggGATCCTCCGTCCCGTCGAGGGGGGGGGCAATGCCAGCCCCCGTGCCCGTCCTGGATTCCCCCTCCCtgacaaccccccccccccccgccccaccgctCCGTCCCTCTTGTGTTTTGCATGCCGAGAACCTTGCATGAGCTGCACTGTTGAGGCCAGAAGGTGGACACtcaggagaggcagaggcagggcaggCGCGGGGAACCGTGTGTGCGATGCTCCGGGACTGGCAGCCCCCGGCCTGGGCCCGGTGAAagccccctctccttctctccccccaccccgcccgcccACTCTCTCCCCCTCGGCCTCTCGCTCCTTCTCTGcatctgtcctctctctctctgtctctcctcctttcctgtctccgctctgtctctctgcttctctaaCCTCTCCCCGTCTCTTTCCTCTcggctctgcctctgcctctccccctcTGGATTCTCCGTCTCCTCTGTCTCTCCGTCTCTGCCCGCCTCTGTCGCCCTCTCCgtcccctctccaccccctccgtgccctctctgcctctctccccgtCAGAAGCCCAGCTCGCCCTCGCCCAGGGCCCGCGACCAGGCGGAGGCCGGCGTAGCCACGCCGCCCGCGCGGGGGAAGGAGAGCCCGAGCCCGCGCTCGGCGCCGTCGTCGCAGGGCAGAGGAGGCCGCGCGGCCGGCGGGGCGgccaggcggcggcggcggcgacggcggaggcggcggcggaggcggcggcgcTCGCGGTCCTCGGCGTCCGCGCCCCGCCGCAGGGGCCGCCGGCGCGCCCGNNNNNNNNNNNNNNNNNNNNNNNNNNNNNNNNNNNNNNNNNNNNNNNNNNNNNNNNNNNNNNNNNNNNNNNNNNNNNNNNNNNNNNNNNNNNNNNNNNNNNNNNNNNNNNNNNNNNNNNNNNNNNNNNNNNNNNNNNNNNNNNNNNNNNNNNNNNNNNNNNNNNNNNNNNNNNNNNNNNNNNNNNNNNNNNNNNNNNNNNNNNNNNNNNNNNNNNNNNNNNNNNNNNNNNNNNNNNNNNNNNNNNNNNNNNNNNNNNNNNNNNNNNNNNNNNNNNNNNNNNNNNNNNNNNNNNNNNNNNNNNNNNNNNNNNNNNNNNNNNNNNNNNNNNNNNNNNNNNNNNNNNNNNNNNNNNNNNNNNNNNNNNNNNNNNNNNNNNNNNNNNNNNNNNNNNNNNNNNNNNNNNNNNNNNNNNNNNNNNNNNNNNNNNNNNNNNNNNNNNNNNNNNNNNNNNNNNNNNNNNNNNNNNNNNNNNNNNNNNNNNNNNNNNNNNNNNNNNNNNNNNNNNNNNNNNNNNNNNNNNNNNNNNNNCCTCGTCCGCACTAACCCCATAGACCCCCTTCCGCTCCTGAGTCCTTTCCCCCCCAAGGCGCCCACTCACTCTCCCTAAGTGAGCCCTTCCCTGTCACCGGGCCCCCCTCCGCCCGCTCCTCCCCTGCCCGGGGCCCACTGTCTCCCAGCTGAGCGCCCCCTGTCGCCGTGCCCCTCCTCCAGGGCCAAGGAGCGGCCCCCGCGCGCCCGGCCCGCCAGCACCTCCCCGTCCCCGGGCGCGCACGGCAGGCACGGCGGCCCGGAGGGGAAGAGCTCGTCGCGCAGCCCGGGCCCGCACCCTCGCTCGTGGAGCTCCAGCCGCTCGCCCTCCAAATCCCGCTCGCGCTCCGCGGAGAAGAGGGCCCGCAGCCCCAGCCGCTCGCCGTCGCCCAAGAAAACCGTGGGCCGGTAAGTGCGGGCGCAGGGCTGGCGGCGGGACCGGCCGGAGCTGCCGGGCCGCCTCGCTCATCTCAGGCTGGGCCCCGCAGGGACAAGGACGGCGAGGGCCGCGCGAGGCACGCCGAGGCCGAGGCCGCCCGCGCCCGGCGCCGCTCCCGCAGCTACTCGCCCATCCGCAAGCGGCGCCGGGACTCGCCCAGCTTCATGGAGCCGCGGCGCATCACCAGGTATggaggggccggggccgggccgcGGGGACCTTGGGGGTCCTCGACCAACCGCACCTggtgcggggaggggagggcgccGAAGGAGAgaaggtgaggggtgggagagggaagagggcgCTCAGGCTAGGACTGAGGTGCGGGGGAGGGGTTGGGACCCGAGAGGCAGAGGTGCAGGCTCACTGCGGGGAGGGAGGCCTCCAGAAGAGAAGCGTCCTGAGGACCACGGAGGGGAGGGGCCCGGTTCTGGGGTCTGGGTACAGCAGCAGGCAAGGAGTTCAGCTCTGGAAGATTCCAGCCATCCCTCTTggagcccctccctcctccttccctccccacattCATCTCCTGGCAATGATGTgtccttttctccttcatctcAAGGTCCAGCCTGCTGAGTGGCCTGTGGCCAGCCTGGGGGCCGGGTGGACCCCctctccacaggctgcaggggagATGCCCATGTGAGCTGACTGGCTCTGCTCGgctgtctgtctgcctctccttTTCTCACTAAGCTCTCTGCTCACTTCCCAGTCCCCTGGGGAATTTGGAGGAGGGGGCACCGGCAGTCTGGGCTCTGGGGCAGCTGTGAGGGGAACCGGGCCCTCCCACTTTGCCCACACAGTCTTCCGGGACTGGAGGGTCTGGGCCTGGGTCTCCAGGTGAGATGATGGTCTGCATTTGTGGAAATCACCCTGCAGCCCTAGATCCTCGACGTGGGGTAGAGGGCCGCAGGCGAAATTctgagcccagctctgccctggccTTGCTGGGCCGCCATGGGAGATCAGcgtgcctctctgggcctcagttctcacatcagagccagagccaggctgccaggcttgggacacccccccccccagatACCCCCATAAGCAGGGGGTCCTAAGACAGCCTCCACACCTTCCACCTGGCACCCCCTTCAGCCCCCTCCCaggctgcctcctcctcctcccactaaCATACACCTGTTTTCTTCCTCAGAATTAACCCCACGCAACGGGGCATTGTCGCCCCCttaactctgttttcttttctctgggtcACAGTCTCCTGGCTTCAAACTAACTCCGGGCCAGCGGGAGGTAGCTGAGTGAGGAGTGGGGCCGGCgggcctgggccaggccctggggcatGGGCAGCAGTGGCCAGGGGGCTCCTCTTGTTCCCTCTGAGTGACCTGAGAACCAAAATCCTCCATCCCGCGGGCAACAAAGAAGCAGGAATGGGCCATGTTCGCAAACCCTCCCCTGCACAGAAGCCACTGCTTAGCTTGGCCGATGTGAGTTGTCTACACTTAAAAGttgcatttattcaacaaatttttattgagcacctactccgGTCACGCAGAGACTTGGTCCCCTTTCCCTGCAGACAAGTGAGGAAAAACAAAGTGATCAACATGAAATTGGACCACTGCATGTCCACTCttgctggggcaggggtggaggcgGGGAGAATTCCAAGGTCAAGGctcaggggaaactgaggcagggaagccctggccactGCTGGGGAGGGGCTCAGGGCTTGAGTGAGGGCCCAGGACTGGCACAGCTCAGGGCCTTGGCTGGCCTGTAATCAGCTCTTCCCTCCCGGCAGTGCCCGAAAGCGTCCCATCCCCTACTACCGGCCCAGCCCCTCGTCCTCCTCCAGCTGCCTGAGCAGCGACTACTCAAGCCGGAGCCCCAGCCCGGGCCACAGCCACGGAAGCTACAGCAGCCGCAGTCGGACCCGCAGCCGCACTCGCAGCCCTTCCCGGACCCCCAGTCCCAGCTACCACAGCCGGAGCAGCTCAGAGAGCGGGGGCTTCTGAGCCCAGCAGACCCAGTTTCGTGCCCCCTGGCACAGGGAGAGGCGAGGGGTCAGGACCCAGGAGCCGCAGGGGGCCTGCACCCCACTGCTACAAAGAGGTCCCGGGTCCAGGGAAGACCTTGAGGGCTGGGGCCCTGAAGACAAAGAGGAGCTGGATTCTGCTGCTTCTAGAGGCCCCGCCCTCACCTCCTGCTCACCCACCATGTCCAGGGAACAAAGAGCCGTTTCGAACACAGGGATCACCCTGCCCCGCTTCCTGCTTGATGCCAGCTCTCCAGGCTGGGGACCTCAGCTCAGTGGACCCAGGGACACCTTTGACGGTGCCAGACCTGGGAGCCTCCCCTGCCACTACATAGGACCCTCAGCTCCTCTCTACCACTGGGCGGACACGGAGATGGGACAGCAAGCCGCAGCTAAGTTAGACAGGAGGAAGAATGGCCTAACCCTTGGTGCACCACCATCCAGGCTGAGGAACCACTTCCTTCCAGCCGGCTGCAGGAGGACCCTGGCTGAGGGCTGGAGGCTGGCCCCAGAGCCTCCCCAGACCCCTCCCCTGGCCCAGGATGCCCAGACTGGGTGGGCCCCTAAGCCTCAGCCTGAGGGGCCAGGGAGCTCACCCTTGGTCGCACCTCTCCAGGCCAGGCTCTCCCCTCCAGCCCTCGCCCCGCGCCCTGGGCCAAGGCCACGCCAGCCAGGCCTTCTGCATGACGAGAGGTGGGATATACAGACCACAGCTGCATCTGACCCTGAGATCAAAAGGCGTTCGGGTCAGGAGGTGGAAGAGAAAAGCCGTAGATGGAGGAGGAGCCTGTGAGGGGAAGAGCAAATGCAGGCGGCTGACTGAGCAGGCCTCGGGGAGTCCCGGCGTGCCCTGTGGCTGGGACCTGGGCCGGATGGCAGCAGGCCTAGGATGACGTGCCCTTTGGGGCTGCCCAAGGGAGCAGGGAGCCAAAGGGAgcgcttcctcctcctcttccagagAGGGGTGCCACACCCCTTCGAAGAAAGGGTAGAATCTAGACTTCGGGCCTTGGCCTGGGGCATGGATGGGGAAGCAGCGGCCCCCAGCTCTCTACTgctgctcccagccccctcctcctggggCCCTCAGGGATCTCACGAAGTCTTCCTTGGCCCAACGGGGCAGATGCCCTGGGCtccggtggggggaggggtctggggTCTGGTCCGGGTTCCCCCTCtgtttccccctccttctccGCGGTGCGGATACAAATTGGACTCTAATAAAACACTTGGTGCCCGGATGGCAGGTGGTGAGACCAGGCCTCTGTGGATTTGGGTACCTGGGGAGTGCGGGGAAGGCAGCGGGTCCTGGGGTCCTTGCCTCTGAGAAATGAGAGGGACTCAGACTCCTCGGGATCAGCAGAAGAGCTGGCACCAAGGGACCAGGACCCAGCACGTCCACCTCGTGTCTCCACGCATGAGTCTGTGGAGCCTGCAGCTTGGTGGGGAGAAAAACAGGGACCCAAAAAGGCCTTCTTCCTAGCCGGGAGGCCCTGTGGGCTTTGAATACCCCCATTCCGCCCAACGCCCAGACACCCGGCCTTGCTTCAGCGGTGAACGGGAGATAGGACAGGCCCACGCGCAGGACCCTCCATAGCGGTGGAGTGTTCAGAAGAGCTGGAACACGGCGCAGAGCAACACTGGCTGTGAATCGAGGCTCCACGCGGGGCTGTGAGGAAGCCGAAAGGGGGTGTTGTCCTGAGAACGATCGGCACAGGGCCTGCCATAGCGCGAGTCATAAGTGGCCACTTAAAAGAAAACACCGCGTGTCCAGCCCCGGATGGGTGCCAGGATGGGGATTGGGAAGGGAGAGCTTGGTGTGGCTTTTTACTCTTTAATAGCTACTCacactgtatttctttcttttatagagATCTAAACAAATGCACacattctcctccctccccctcctcctcctcctcctcctcctccccatcttcttttcttttagagtGGCAGATTTTAACCTTGCTTTGAAGCAGCTGCTCTTTGGGAATCTGATGAAAGTTGGGAACCCTTTCCTCAGAAGAATGTGCACACGCCCACCATCTGTAGGCAACTTCAGACCTCACAGACACTGCAATCCTTTAGGGCTCCACAGGTCAAGAA from Physeter macrocephalus isolate SW-GA unplaced genomic scaffold, ASM283717v5 random_1167, whole genome shotgun sequence carries:
- the LOC114485558 gene encoding LOW QUALITY PROTEIN: serine/arginine repetitive matrix protein 3-like (The sequence of the model RefSeq protein was modified relative to this genomic sequence to represent the inferred CDS: substituted 1 base at 1 genomic stop codon), whose protein sequence is PRPGPGESPLSFSPPTPPAHSLPLGLSLLLCICPLSLCLSSFPVSALSLCFSNLSPSLSSRLCLCLSPSGFSVSSVSPSLPASVALSVPSPPPPCPLCLSPRQKPSSPSPRARDQAEAGVATPPARGKESPSPRSAPSSQGRGGRAAGGAARRRRRRRRRRRRRRRRSRSSASAPRRRGRRRARPFPPKAPTHSPXVSPSLSPGPPPPAPPLPGAHCLPAERPLSPCPSSRAKERPPRARPASTSPSPGAHGRHGGPEGKSSSRSPGPHPRSWSSSRSPSKSRSRSAEKRARSPSRSPSPKKTVGRDKDGEGRARHAEAEAARARRRSRSYSPIRKRRRDSPSFMEPRRITSARKRPIPYYRPSPSSSSSCLSSDYSSRSPSPGHSHGSYSSRSRTRSRTRSPSRTPSPSYHSRSSSESGGF